One stretch of Methylococcus capsulatus DNA includes these proteins:
- a CDS encoding RDD family protein — protein MKSNTGPVEHSVPGRGEGAGVFRRFAAFLYDAFLLAGLLFAVTALVLPLNAGHAFRPGHPAYSALLALFIFLYFGWFWSHGGQTPGMRAWRIRLCPEKPGPFRWYQVAVRLLTGILTLGLGTFWVWFDVQRRTLQDIASRTKVRRVG, from the coding sequence GTGAAATCCAACACGGGGCCCGTGGAACACAGCGTGCCAGGGCGCGGCGAAGGGGCGGGCGTATTTCGCCGCTTCGCCGCGTTTCTTTACGACGCTTTTCTGCTGGCGGGTTTGCTGTTCGCGGTCACCGCACTGGTACTGCCTTTGAATGCGGGGCATGCGTTTCGTCCCGGGCATCCGGCGTACTCCGCACTGCTAGCGCTGTTCATTTTCCTTTATTTCGGCTGGTTTTGGAGCCATGGCGGACAGACGCCGGGCATGCGTGCCTGGCGTATCCGGTTGTGCCCGGAAAAACCGGGGCCTTTTCGCTGGTACCAGGTCGCGGTTCGGTTGCTGACAGGCATTCTGACGCTGGGCTTGGGCACTTTCTGGGTCTGGTTCGATGTGCAGCGCCGGACCTTGCAGGACATCGCTTCCCGTACGAAGGTGCGGCGGGTTGGCTGA
- a CDS encoding DNA polymerase III subunit chi, translated as MTRVDFYLLPASESVLPYACRLTEKAYRQGHKVFLATDTDEEAAQLDDLLWTFRQGSFVPHSAVTGHTAAGPCPVAVGRQPPAGFNDVMINLGSTVPEAFRRFRRVIELVGPDDAARALKREHFRYYRSQGLSPAMVDLEAGA; from the coding sequence ATGACCCGGGTCGACTTCTATCTGCTCCCGGCCAGTGAAAGCGTCCTTCCTTATGCCTGCCGGCTCACCGAGAAAGCCTACCGGCAAGGGCACAAGGTGTTTCTGGCGACGGACACGGACGAGGAGGCTGCGCAATTGGACGACCTGCTATGGACTTTCCGGCAGGGCAGTTTCGTCCCGCACAGCGCGGTGACCGGTCACACGGCCGCCGGCCCCTGTCCGGTAGCCGTGGGCCGGCAGCCGCCTGCGGGTTTCAACGACGTGATGATCAACCTGGGTTCCACCGTGCCGGAGGCATTCCGCCGGTTCCGGCGCGTGATCGAGTTGGTTGGGCCGGACGATGCCGCGCGGGCACTCAAGCGCGAGCATTTCCGTTATTACCGCAGCCAAGGGCTGAGTCCTGCCATGGTCGACCTCGAAGCCGGGGCATAA
- the lptF gene encoding LPS export ABC transporter permease LptF gives MNPPPFEPGKARRLFGLPTIDRLIAGELAKTLFAVLFVLVTIVVSRKFLAILARAIEGEVATDTIFTLLGLKVVVTLAALLPASMFLSVLMVLGRMYRDNEMTVFACAGIGPLRIYRSILLFAGPVCILGAFLSLQAMPWSERLSQELISKDEKGADVRGIKAGRFNEFSQGDVVLYAEELNTDKTMSKVFAQSRRGAETGIVIAESGHMEINDAGDHFVVLNNGRRYQGVPGRADFVLNEFQAYGVRINPPEGSQAALKREAADSLHLWISGRPRELAELQRRLAVPLGTLTLTLLAVPIARTSPRGGVWGNLISAFLIYIIYENLQKISQGLLATGKLPLATSYGGIYAVMLLATAVLLARNSGWRWVRDTALGRR, from the coding sequence ATGAATCCGCCGCCTTTTGAACCCGGAAAAGCACGCCGCCTGTTCGGACTCCCGACGATCGACCGCTTGATTGCAGGCGAACTGGCCAAAACCCTGTTCGCGGTGCTGTTCGTTCTGGTCACCATCGTCGTCAGCCGCAAGTTCCTGGCTATTCTGGCGCGCGCCATCGAAGGCGAGGTCGCCACTGACACGATCTTCACCCTACTGGGCCTGAAGGTCGTCGTCACCCTCGCCGCGCTGTTACCGGCATCCATGTTCCTCAGTGTGTTGATGGTGCTCGGACGCATGTACCGCGACAACGAGATGACGGTGTTCGCTTGCGCAGGCATAGGACCTTTGCGGATTTACCGCTCCATCCTGCTGTTCGCCGGGCCGGTCTGCATTCTGGGTGCATTTCTTTCCCTGCAGGCGATGCCATGGTCTGAACGCCTGAGCCAGGAACTCATCAGTAAGGACGAGAAAGGCGCCGACGTGCGCGGCATCAAGGCCGGCCGGTTCAACGAATTTAGCCAGGGCGACGTGGTGCTGTACGCCGAAGAACTGAACACGGACAAGACCATGAGCAAGGTTTTCGCGCAAAGCCGTCGCGGCGCCGAAACCGGCATCGTCATCGCCGAAAGCGGTCACATGGAAATCAATGATGCCGGCGATCATTTCGTGGTCCTTAACAACGGCCGCCGCTACCAGGGCGTACCCGGACGCGCCGATTTCGTGCTCAACGAATTCCAGGCTTATGGCGTACGGATCAACCCACCCGAAGGCAGCCAAGCGGCGCTCAAGCGCGAAGCCGCGGATAGCCTGCATCTGTGGATCTCGGGCCGGCCGCGCGAACTCGCCGAACTCCAGCGCCGTCTGGCGGTGCCGCTGGGTACTCTCACTCTCACCCTGCTGGCGGTGCCGATCGCGCGGACCTCGCCGCGCGGCGGCGTATGGGGCAATCTGATCAGCGCATTCCTGATCTACATCATCTACGAAAACCTGCAGAAGATCTCCCAAGGTCTACTCGCCACCGGCAAGTTGCCGCTGGCAACGAGCTACGGCGGCATCTATGCCGTGATGCTGCTCGCCACAGCCGTGCTCCTGGCCCGCAACAGCGGCTGGCGCTGGGTACGCGACACGGCGCTGGGCCGCCGATGA
- a CDS encoding leucyl aminopeptidase, translating into MEYSTRTDALERLSTDCLIVGVFQKRKLAPTAEAADAMFDGLLARLLKRDDVEGKAGDTLLVNHVPGGRIDRVLLVGLGKREELNVAAYRKSLAAAFKVLKASGAKHAVSALHEVEVGPRGADWKIRQAVELLESGLYRFQEMKGDSTEDHPPRLSRLQFLLTTDQDPIPVETGIREGQAIAHGMILARNLGNLPGNVCTPAYLAEQALKLGKEYKKLKVSVLEESDMEELGMGALLSVARGSRQPAKLIVMEYRGAGGKAKPYVLIGKGLTFDAGGISLKPAANMDEMKYDMCGGAGVIGAIQAVAELGLPLNVVGLVPASENLPDGNANKPGDIVKSMAGITIEILNTDAEGRLILCDALTYAKRFDPVAVIDVATLTGACIVALGRHPSGLMGNDDALCEQLTRAGETTWDRVWRMPIWDDYQEQLKSNFADVANIGGPDGGSITAACFLSRFAKDFKWAHLDIAGTAWKTGAEKGATGRPVPLLVQYLIDRAA; encoded by the coding sequence ATGGAGTATTCGACAAGAACCGATGCGCTGGAACGGCTATCGACCGATTGTCTGATCGTGGGCGTGTTCCAGAAGCGCAAACTCGCACCCACGGCGGAAGCGGCGGATGCAATGTTCGACGGGCTGCTGGCCAGGCTGCTCAAGCGCGATGACGTGGAAGGCAAGGCCGGTGATACGCTGTTGGTCAACCACGTGCCGGGCGGTCGGATCGACCGGGTGCTGCTGGTGGGGTTGGGGAAACGCGAGGAGCTGAACGTCGCCGCCTATCGGAAGAGCCTGGCGGCGGCGTTCAAGGTGCTGAAGGCATCCGGCGCCAAGCATGCGGTATCGGCTCTGCACGAGGTGGAGGTCGGCCCGCGCGGGGCGGACTGGAAGATCCGCCAGGCCGTCGAGCTGCTGGAGAGCGGACTCTACCGCTTCCAGGAAATGAAGGGGGATTCCACCGAAGACCATCCGCCGCGTCTGTCCCGGCTGCAATTCCTGTTGACCACCGATCAGGATCCGATCCCGGTGGAAACGGGAATCCGGGAGGGGCAGGCGATCGCCCACGGCATGATCCTGGCCCGCAACCTGGGCAATCTTCCCGGCAACGTCTGTACCCCCGCATACCTGGCCGAGCAGGCGCTGAAGCTCGGCAAGGAATACAAGAAGCTGAAGGTCTCGGTGCTGGAAGAGAGTGATATGGAAGAACTGGGCATGGGTGCCCTGCTGTCGGTGGCGCGCGGTAGCCGCCAGCCCGCCAAGCTGATCGTGATGGAATACCGGGGCGCGGGCGGCAAGGCCAAGCCTTATGTCCTCATTGGCAAGGGGTTGACTTTCGATGCGGGTGGTATTTCCCTGAAGCCTGCCGCCAACATGGACGAGATGAAATATGACATGTGCGGTGGTGCCGGCGTGATCGGCGCGATCCAGGCGGTGGCGGAGCTCGGGCTGCCACTGAACGTGGTCGGGTTGGTGCCGGCTTCCGAGAACCTGCCGGACGGCAACGCCAACAAGCCGGGCGACATCGTCAAAAGCATGGCCGGCATCACCATCGAGATTCTCAATACCGACGCGGAAGGGCGCCTCATCCTGTGTGATGCCCTGACCTACGCCAAGCGCTTCGACCCCGTGGCGGTGATCGACGTGGCGACCCTGACCGGCGCTTGTATCGTGGCGCTGGGGCGTCATCCGAGCGGCCTGATGGGTAACGATGACGCGTTGTGCGAGCAGTTGACCCGGGCCGGCGAAACCACCTGGGACCGGGTCTGGCGCATGCCGATCTGGGACGATTACCAGGAGCAGCTCAAGTCCAATTTCGCCGATGTCGCCAACATCGGCGGGCCGGACGGTGGCAGTATCACCGCCGCCTGCTTCCTGTCGCGGTTCGCCAAGGACTTCAAATGGGCGCATCTCGACATCGCGGGGACTGCCTGGAAGACTGGAGCGGAGAAGGGTGCCACCGGCCGTCCCGTGCCGCTCCTGGTTCAATACCTCATCGACCGGGCAGCATGA
- the lptG gene encoding LPS export ABC transporter permease LptG: MNTLNRYIGLEVIKGAAFAALVLLALLNFFTFADELRDLGEGNYGLGSILLYLTLTSPHSLYELIPSGALIGGLVVLGNMANNHELVAMQAAGVSRGRIVWAVLRAGIVISLISVVISEYVIPPAERAAQMLKATATRQQVASQTRYGIWIRDGNVYVNIRQIENQEHLGDIHIFEISPDGRPALAMHAARANFDRGIWKLEDIGLTHFDAAGNAAIAEHKAQEDWSSVLSPDMLDVFIVRPENLSAQDLAKYMAYQTENAQKSLAVEQAFWGRMVNPFITLAMLLVAIPFVLNVRRDISSGQRIVVGVTIGLGFYLTNRLVSHLGLVYELNAPLTMVTPPLVVLLAALVAFRRRP, encoded by the coding sequence ATGAATACCCTGAACCGCTACATCGGCTTGGAGGTCATCAAGGGAGCGGCATTCGCCGCCCTGGTCCTCCTCGCGCTCCTCAATTTCTTCACCTTCGCTGACGAACTGCGCGACCTGGGTGAGGGCAATTACGGGCTGGGCAGCATCCTTCTCTACCTGACGCTGACCTCGCCCCATAGCCTGTACGAACTCATCCCCTCCGGCGCACTGATCGGCGGACTGGTGGTACTCGGCAACATGGCGAACAACCATGAACTGGTGGCGATGCAAGCCGCCGGCGTTTCCCGGGGCCGCATCGTCTGGGCGGTCCTGCGGGCCGGCATCGTGATCTCGTTGATATCGGTGGTCATCAGCGAATACGTCATCCCACCGGCGGAACGGGCCGCCCAGATGCTCAAAGCCACTGCGACCCGTCAGCAGGTCGCTTCCCAGACGCGATATGGGATCTGGATCCGCGACGGCAACGTTTACGTCAATATCCGGCAAATCGAGAACCAGGAACACTTGGGCGACATCCACATCTTCGAAATCTCGCCGGATGGCCGGCCTGCCCTGGCCATGCATGCGGCCCGCGCCAATTTCGACCGCGGCATCTGGAAACTCGAGGACATCGGCCTCACCCACTTCGATGCCGCAGGAAACGCCGCCATCGCTGAACACAAGGCGCAGGAAGACTGGTCCTCCGTCCTTTCGCCGGACATGCTCGACGTGTTCATCGTCCGCCCGGAAAACCTGTCTGCGCAGGATCTCGCCAAATACATGGCCTATCAGACCGAAAATGCACAGAAATCGCTGGCCGTGGAGCAAGCCTTCTGGGGACGTATGGTCAACCCGTTCATCACGCTGGCCATGCTACTGGTGGCCATCCCTTTCGTGCTCAACGTCCGCCGCGACATCAGCAGTGGGCAGCGAATCGTCGTCGGCGTCACGATCGGCCTCGGCTTTTATCTGACCAACAGGTTGGTGTCCCATCTGGGACTGGTCTATGAACTGAATGCCCCGCTGACGATGGTGACCCCCCCCCTGGTGGTCCTCCTCGCCGCCTTGGTTGCCTTCAGGCGCCGGCCCTAG
- a CDS encoding valine--tRNA ligase — protein MDKVYEPHAIEQRWYQYWEASSFFAPAGEGAPYCIMIPPPNVTGSLHMGHAFQDTVMDILVRYHRMKGDRTLWQAGTDHAGIATQMVVERQLAAGGQTRHELGREAFIERVWQWKETSGGTITRQLRRMGASLDWSRERFTLDEGLSRAVREVFVRLYEEGLIYRGKRLVNWDPVLHTAVSDLEVISEEEQGHLWHMRYPLADGSGHLVVATTRPETMLGDTAVAVHPEDGRYRHLIGQAVRLPLTGREIPVIGDDYVDPEFGSGCVKITPAHDFNDYAIGVRHGLPMISIFDQSAAILPRADIPAKYHGLDRYEARDLIVHDLDELGLIEKIEGHRLMVPRGDRTGVVVEPFLTDQWFVKVGPLAEPAIKAVEEGRIRFIPENWSNTYYQWMYNIQDWCISRQIWWGHRIPAWYDSEGRVYVGRSEEEVRAKHCLDASVALRQDDDVLDTWFSSALWPFSTLGWPDRTSELDTFYPTSVLVTGFDIIFFWVARMIMMGLKFMGDVPFREVYIHGLVRDAEGQKMSKSKGNVLDPIDLIDGISLEDLVAKRTQGLMQPQMAARIEKRTRQDFPAGIPSYGTDALRFTFASLASTGRDIRFDLKRVEGYRNFCNKLWNAARYVLMNTEGQDCGLGGGACSYSLPDRWIRSRFQAAVGTVTEAVGQYRFDLAAQALYEFVWSEYCDWYLELAKVVLQFSNEAEGRGTRQTLVSVLESLLRLAHPFMPFITEEIWARVAPLTGVFAPTIMRQSYPEVDPAQVDPEAEREMAWLMDVILGVRRIRAEMNLAPARPLPVLLSHGTEQDRVWSVRSGPLLEKLARLESLSWLAPGQAEPEAAIALVGELRVLILMRGLIDKEAELIRLDKEIQRLGKELPRLESKLGDAAFLSKAPPQVVEKEKARLADLQAGLASLIAQKQRIQAL, from the coding sequence ATGGATAAAGTCTACGAACCCCACGCCATCGAGCAGCGCTGGTATCAGTACTGGGAGGCATCCAGCTTCTTCGCCCCGGCGGGCGAGGGCGCACCTTACTGCATCATGATTCCGCCGCCCAACGTCACCGGCAGCCTGCACATGGGGCATGCCTTCCAGGACACGGTGATGGACATCCTCGTCCGCTACCATCGCATGAAGGGCGACCGCACCCTGTGGCAGGCTGGCACCGACCATGCCGGCATCGCCACCCAGATGGTGGTGGAGCGCCAGCTCGCCGCTGGCGGTCAGACCCGCCACGAGCTGGGCCGTGAAGCCTTCATCGAGCGGGTTTGGCAATGGAAGGAGACTTCCGGCGGTACCATCACCCGCCAGCTCCGCCGTATGGGGGCCTCTCTGGACTGGTCGCGCGAGCGCTTTACCCTGGACGAGGGGCTGTCGCGGGCGGTACGCGAGGTGTTCGTTCGGCTTTATGAGGAAGGGCTGATTTATCGTGGCAAGCGTCTGGTGAACTGGGATCCGGTGCTGCACACCGCCGTGTCCGATCTGGAGGTGATCTCTGAGGAAGAGCAGGGCCATCTCTGGCACATGCGTTACCCGCTGGCGGACGGCAGCGGCCACCTGGTGGTGGCGACCACCCGGCCGGAAACCATGCTGGGCGACACCGCCGTCGCGGTGCATCCGGAGGACGGACGCTATCGCCACCTGATCGGCCAGGCAGTCCGGCTGCCGCTTACCGGTCGCGAAATTCCGGTGATCGGCGACGACTACGTCGATCCGGAATTCGGCTCAGGCTGCGTCAAGATCACCCCGGCGCATGATTTCAACGACTATGCCATCGGCGTGCGCCATGGGCTGCCGATGATCAGCATATTCGACCAGAGCGCGGCGATTCTGCCGCGGGCGGACATTCCCGCCAAATACCACGGCCTCGACCGTTACGAGGCCCGCGATCTGATCGTCCACGATCTCGACGAGCTCGGCCTGATCGAGAAGATCGAAGGGCACCGCCTTATGGTGCCGCGCGGTGACCGCACCGGCGTGGTGGTCGAGCCGTTCCTGACCGACCAGTGGTTCGTCAAGGTCGGCCCCCTGGCTGAGCCGGCGATCAAGGCGGTGGAGGAGGGGCGCATCCGCTTCATTCCTGAGAACTGGAGCAACACCTATTACCAGTGGATGTACAACATTCAAGACTGGTGCATCAGCCGGCAAATCTGGTGGGGACATCGCATCCCGGCCTGGTACGATAGCGAAGGCCGTGTCTATGTCGGCCGCTCAGAGGAAGAAGTCCGGGCCAAGCACTGTCTCGATGCCTCCGTCGCATTGCGGCAGGACGACGACGTGCTGGATACCTGGTTCTCCTCCGCGTTGTGGCCATTCTCCACCTTGGGCTGGCCCGATCGCACGTCAGAGCTTGACACTTTCTATCCCACCAGTGTCCTGGTCACAGGCTTCGACATCATCTTTTTCTGGGTGGCCCGGATGATCATGATGGGCCTCAAGTTCATGGGCGACGTACCGTTCCGCGAGGTCTACATCCACGGGCTGGTGCGCGATGCCGAAGGCCAGAAAATGTCCAAGTCCAAGGGCAACGTGCTGGACCCCATCGACCTGATCGACGGTATCTCGTTGGAAGATCTGGTCGCGAAGAGGACCCAAGGGCTGATGCAGCCGCAGATGGCGGCGCGGATCGAAAAGCGCACCCGCCAGGATTTCCCCGCGGGCATTCCCTCCTATGGTACCGATGCGCTGCGCTTCACCTTCGCTTCGCTGGCGTCCACCGGCCGCGACATCCGCTTCGACCTGAAGCGGGTCGAAGGTTACCGCAACTTCTGCAACAAGCTGTGGAACGCGGCGCGCTACGTGCTGATGAACACCGAAGGGCAAGATTGCGGCCTAGGTGGCGGCGCATGCAGCTATAGCCTGCCTGACCGGTGGATCCGGAGCCGGTTTCAGGCGGCCGTCGGCACAGTGACCGAGGCGGTGGGTCAGTACCGCTTCGATCTGGCGGCACAGGCCCTCTACGAGTTCGTCTGGAGCGAATACTGCGACTGGTACCTGGAGCTGGCCAAGGTGGTGCTCCAGTTCAGCAATGAGGCTGAAGGACGCGGCACCCGCCAGACACTGGTGAGTGTGCTGGAATCCCTGCTGCGGCTGGCCCACCCCTTCATGCCGTTCATCACCGAGGAGATCTGGGCTAGGGTGGCGCCGCTGACAGGGGTATTCGCGCCTACGATCATGCGGCAAAGCTATCCCGAAGTCGACCCGGCTCAGGTTGATCCCGAGGCCGAGCGCGAAATGGCCTGGCTGATGGACGTGATCCTGGGGGTGCGGCGCATCCGGGCGGAAATGAACCTCGCTCCGGCCCGACCGCTGCCGGTGTTGCTGAGTCACGGCACCGAGCAGGACCGGGTCTGGTCGGTACGTTCGGGCCCGTTGCTGGAGAAACTGGCACGGCTGGAAAGTCTGAGCTGGCTCGCGCCGGGCCAGGCCGAACCGGAAGCGGCGATCGCTCTGGTGGGCGAACTGCGCGTCCTCATTCTGATGCGGGGTCTGATCGACAAGGAGGCCGAGCTGATCCGGCTGGACAAGGAAATCCAGCGTCTGGGCAAGGAGCTGCCGCGACTGGAAAGCAAGCTCGGCGATGCCGCTTTCTTGAGCAAAGCGCCGCCGCAGGTGGTGGAAAAAGAGAAGGCCCGTCTGGCCGATCTGCAGGCCGGTTTGGCTTCTCTGATCGCCCAGAAACAACGTATTCAAGCGCTGTGA